A region of Lepus europaeus isolate LE1 chromosome 2, mLepTim1.pri, whole genome shotgun sequence DNA encodes the following proteins:
- the LOC133752290 gene encoding LOW QUALITY PROTEIN: golgin subfamily A member 2-like (The sequence of the model RefSeq protein was modified relative to this genomic sequence to represent the inferred CDS: inserted 1 base in 1 codon; substituted 1 base at 1 genomic stop codon) — MLMVCEGQTNDIQEFQKRQNQETLDQVEKQKKECQQKLAKEQGDLREQLQVMVHIQTIGILVSEKADLQSALAHTRQKAGESEDLANHLQTTRQRDGELERTLSAVSMQQKQVDRHNKELTKQQDALKLELYKNNKNNEDLKQQNSELQERLRVLETEKTTLQLGTEGLQKKLEMSELLLQQFSSESGVSGDRQQLQQTMEEWTQLQKHMQQLLETQRRLCMDRDRYAEGLQEERAMWQEKMQQMSAKLCTLRQEKECSLSRVRELETTLAELKSQMGNLPPSAPAPPAGPSEAEQQLQGEAEQLQKELESLAGQLQAQVQDNAGLNLLNEQQEQRLLQLEREAELWGNQAEEHNQILERMQSDHMTISHTLLQNQELKEQLAELQDGFVRLSNDNMQLTSSLQVEQHIKNELARELGXLQEKLGELKEMVSLKSQEVQSLHQQHNQYLVHLQQYMATYQQHVAAYQQLSSEKEALHKQILLQMQLMDQLQRAEVQGKVARQELQETQECLVAACQQNHHLQAQLKLLDLPGEGDGEEEEEEEEKEEEEEEEEEEEEEIPXAKVPVPEDLESQEAVVMFFTSALTRAEEEQAWLHGQLREQKARCRCLALLAVPSQGEPEETSAAGTGGDSVSGETHQALQGAMEKLQHHFLQVMGEKVELQEQVEELEHRCIQLSGETDTPPLSTALLSCLFAGEYVALYQHQRAVLKERHREKEYISQLAQDKEDMKIKLLQLQELVLQLVDECSEWQGRVLAAAPDCADHPAPGSPALQDTVDLQADLGEVSFTDTMEPVRGEAGEGSSTQNPPVQQVRELLQEIQHPQECPGLGTNPCIPFFYRADEHDDIKIMIV; from the exons ATGCTGATGGTGT GTGAGGGTCAAACAAATGACATCCAAGAGTTTCAG AAACGACAGAACCAGGAAACTCTGGATCAAGTGGAAAAA cagaagaaagaatgtcaGCAAAAGTTGGCCAAGGAACAGGGGGATTTAAGAGAACAACTTCAGGTGA TGGTTCACATTCAAACCATTGGGATTCTTGTGTCTGAGAAGGCGGATTTACAGTCAGCCCTGGCTCATACCAGGCAGAAAGCAG GAGAGTCTGAGGACCTTGCTAATCACCTACAGACTACCCGCCAGCGCGACGGAGAGCTGGAGCGGACTTTGTCTGCTGTCTCCATGCAGCAGAAGCAGGTGGACAGG CACAACAAGGAGTTGACCAAACAGCAAGATGCTCTCAAACTGGAGTTATACAAGAACAA CAAAAACAATGAGGACCTGAAGCAGCAGAACTCTGAGCTCCAAGAGAGGCTTCGAGTCCTCGAGACAGAGAAGACGACCCtgcagctggggacagaggggctgCAGAAGAAGCTGGAAATGTCTGAGCTGCTGCTGCAACAA TTCTCTAGCGAGTCTGGGGTCTCTGGTGATAGGCAGCAGCTTCAGCAGACCATGGAGGAGTGGACCCAGCTGCAGAAACACATGCAACAG CTGCTGGAGACGCAGAGACGACTGTGTATGGACAGGGACCGGTATGCAGAGGGCCTGCAGGAAGAGCGTGCCATGTGGCAGGAGAAGATGCAGCAGATGTCTGCCAAG CTCTGCACACTGAGGCAGGAGAAGGAGTGCAGCCTGAGTCGGGTGCGGGAGCTGGAGACCACCTTGGCCGAGCTCAAGAGCCAGATGGGTAA CCTCCCACCCAGCGCTCCAGCGCCTCCCGCGGGGCCGTCGGAGGCGGAACAGCAGCTGCAGGGGGAGGCTGAGCAGCTGCAGAAGGAGCTGGAGAGCCTGGCGGGACAGCTGCAGGCCCAGGTGCAGGACAACGCGGGCCTGAATCTCCTGAACGAGCAGCAGGAACAgcggctgctgcagctggagcgGGAGGCGGAGCTGTGGGGCAACCAGGCCGAGGAGCACAATCAGATCCTGGAGCGCATGCAGAGCGACCACATGACCATCAGCCACACGCTCCTGCAGAACCAGGAGCTCAAGGAGCAGCTGGCCGAGCTGCAGGATGGCTTCGTGAGACTG AGCAATGACAACATGCAGCTCACCAGCTCGCTGCAGGTAGAGCAGCACATCAAGAATGAGCTGGCCAGGGAACTCG AGCTGCAGGAGAAGCTGGGAGAGCTGAAGGAAATG GTCTCTCtgaagagccaggaggttcagaGTCTGCACCAACAGCACAACCAGTATCTGGTCCACCTGCAGCAGTACATGGCCACCTACCAGCAGCATGTGGCTGCCTACCAACAACTGAGCTCTGAGAAGGAGGCACTGCACAAGCAGATTCTGCTGCAGATGCAGCTCATGGACCAGCTGCAGCGTGCGGAGGTGCAGGGCAAGGTGGCTCGCCAAGAGCTGCAGGAGACCCAG GAGTGTCTGGTAGCTGCTTGCCAGCAAAATCATCACCTACAAgctcagctgaagctcctggaccTCCCTGGAGAGG gagatggggaggaggaggaagaagaggaggagaaggaggaggaggaggaggaggaggaggaggaggaggaggaaattcCTTAGGCCAAAGTGCCCGTCCCGGAAGACCTGGAGAGCCAAGAGGCTGTG GTGATGTTCTTTACATCAGCTCTCACCCGAGCCGAGGAAGAGCAGGCCTGGCTCCATGGGCAGCTGAGGGAGCAGAAGGCTCGCTGCCGGTGCCTGGCTCTCCTTGCCGTGCCATCGCAGGGGGAGCCAGAGGAGACATCAGCCGCTGGGACTGGGGGTGACTCTGTGTCTGGGGAGACCCACCAGGCCCTCCAGGGGGCCATGGAGAAGCTGCAG CACCACTTTCTGCAGGTGATGGGGGAGAAAGTGGAGCTGCAAGAGCAGGTAGAGGAGCTAGAACATCgctgcatccagctctctggagagacagaca CCCCGCCTCTGAGCACTGCCCTGCTGTCCTGTCTCTTTGCAGGAGAGTATGTTGCCCTCTACCAACATCAGAGGGCAGTGCTGAAGGAGCGGCACCGGGAGAAGGAGTACATCAGCCAGCTGGCCCAGGACAAGGAGGACATGAAG ATCAAACTCCTGCAGCTGCAGGAACTGGTGCTGCAGCTTGTGGACGAATGCAGCGAGTGGCAgggcagagtcctggctgccgcCCCAGACTGTGCTGACCATCCAGCTCCGGGGTCCCCAGCCCTCCAGGACACTGTTGACCTGCAAGCTG ATCTTGGTGAGGTGAGCTTCACTGACACCATGGAGCCTGTGcgaggagaggctggggagggttcGTCCACCCAGAACCCCCCTGTGCAGCAGGTCAGGGAGCTGCTGCAGGAGATCCAGCACCCCCAGGAGTGCCCAGGCTTGGGCACCAACCCCTGCATCCCCTTCTTCTACCGGGCTGATGAGCATGACGACATTAAGATCATGATTGTCTAA